TTGTGTAGGTCTGCGGGGTCGCCGCCCGCTTTTTCGTGTCGCAGGGCAATCTGCTCGTACACGGCGGACAATAGCGCGCCGGTCCCGCAGGCGAAATCGCCTACGCGCAGCTGGGCGATGGCGTCGGGGTCTGACCAGTCTATGCCGTCCAGTTTCGCAACGGCAATCCGCGCCAGCAGGGACGCGGACGCGGGCAGGGTGTAGAATGTGGCGAGGTATTTGCGGTCTGCAATGAGCCGCTGGAACACGCGCCCGGTGAGGTCATGCGCGAATGCTGCGCCGGTAGAGTTGATGCCTTGCGCAGTCTCGCGCAGTTCGTCGAGAATGCGCGCAGCCGCGTGCAAAGGCAGCAGGTTCACGATGTCGCGCGCCACAGCGAAGATGGGCCAATAGTTTATCTTGAGGATTTCGTCCCAAGCGTCTGCAACTCTGGCTTGCGGGTTGTCCACTGCGGACCGCCACAGTCGGTTGAGCGCCCGTATCTCGGTGTGCTGGCGCGCGATGTGATGATGGAAGACCATAGCGTTTGCGATGACGGCGCAAGCCATGCGGCGTGTTTGCGACACATCGGTCATTCCTAGCAGATTGGCGATGTCTTCCGTGTTCGCGGTGCCGAGTTCCGCGGCTTCGTCCAGTACCGCGTTCGCTCGGTCGATGCCATATTGGAGCCGGTTTGCGGCGTCATCGACGAGGCTTTGCGGCACGGATACCAGCCGCGCGAGTTCGGCAAGGTCGGATACGCCGCCGTTCAGCCAGCCCGATTTCGGAAAGCGCGTGATTTCGGTCTCTTCTTTGGTGAAGACGCAGTATTCGAGCGTGGCGTCTCTCAAGGCGGCATGCAGGTCGTCATAGCCTCTCATGTTTTCGGGATAGTATAGGGCAATCGCAGCTTCAACATTGCCTGTCCCACCGGCAAGCTCCAACCCTAGCCTGCTGACCGCTTCATTTTCCGCATTTCCCGACGGCCTAACCTCTGCTTCTATGACTACGGGGCTGCGATAGGGCGCGGTAATGAGAATGTCCGGCTGACGCCCGGAATAGCCTTGAAAGGCACCCGAGATTTCCGAGCGCACGGCGCAAGTTCGCATCATGCCTTGCAGAATGTTCCCTAGTGCGTTGTTGATGCTGGGTTCTGTCTGTCGCGGCATGCTATTTCTCCTGGCATCGATTGCATTGGAACATCAGTTCGCACAAGGGTATCACATTTCGCTCGATGATGGGCTGCCGGACTTGGCGGGGCTGCGGCGGTTGTTGGCGTCGGAGCCGGTGGTGGCGAATGCGCGGTTGTGAGCGTGCGGCGGCTAGAATACATCATCCACATTCAGGCTGAAGCCTTGCAGCAGCGGCGATAGTATGGCCTGTCCTGCCGTGTAGATGCCCGCCACGCGATAGACGCCGCTTTGGAGTGTGAGCACCTGTACGCTCTTGGCGTCTGTGTCGGATTGCCAGTATTCCTTGACATCGTGCTGCGCGTACAGGTCGCGCTTTTGCGTTCTGTCCCGCTGTGCGGTTGATGGCGAGAGTACTTCTATCACGAGGTCGGGCGCGCCCTGGATGTTTAGGTCGGTGATGATGTGCGACCGCTCATTGCTGACGAAAAGAATGTCCGGCTGCACGACATTGAAATTATCCAGAACCACATCATAGGGCGCGATGAATACTTCGCCTAGTTCGTTTTGCATTACAAAATCAGATAGGCGCTTAAAGATTTTCCCGACAGACCTTTGGTGTGCCGTGCGCGCGGATGGGGACAATATCAACTCTCCGTCGAGAAGCTCGTAGCGGATGTCGTCGGGGGTCTGCATGTAATCTTCGTAGGTGTATTTCACCTTCGCGGTCTGCGTGGTCATGTTACGAACCTCCGCTGTGTGGGGTAGAGTCAAGCGATTACAGCATATCAGAAGTTCGTTTTGCGCCGCCATGTTGGGCTGTGCTATAATTCGTGGGCTATTTTGGCGTCCGTAACTTTCAGGGGATGCGCTTTTTTGTCTGCCGGCTTGCTTATGGCGGTTGGCGGCGGCGCGGCTATTTAGGAGCGCACATGGCAGCGATGATCGAGATTATTAATGACGGCAGCGTTACTTCCGCGAAGGGTTTTCGCGCGGGTGGCACTTACGCGGGTCTTAAGACGCAGGATGATGGCGTGCTGGATTTGGGCATTTTGCTCTCGGATGCGCCCGCTAATCTCGCGGCGACTTTTTCCACGAATAAGGTTCTGTCGCCGTCGGTGGTGC
The sequence above is drawn from the Chloroflexota bacterium genome and encodes:
- a CDS encoding Uma2 family endonuclease, which translates into the protein MTTQTAKVKYTYEDYMQTPDDIRYELLDGELILSPSARTAHQRSVGKIFKRLSDFVMQNELGEVFIAPYDVVLDNFNVVQPDILFVSNERSHIITDLNIQGAPDLVIEVLSPSTAQRDRTQKRDLYAQHDVKEYWQSDTDAKSVQVLTLQSGVYRVAGIYTAGQAILSPLLQGFSLNVDDVF